The proteins below are encoded in one region of Flavobacterium sp. IMCC34852:
- a CDS encoding proline dehydrogenase family protein — MEKIFNNTKVAFALKTDTELDRAYFLFKMIDSEPLVRIGTAVTNFALKAHLPVEGLIRATVFDHFCGGTTEDDCLTVVDKMFTKGVSSVLDYSVEGKEEEEQFDAALEMTLKTIEFAKERAAIPFAVFKPTGFGRFYLYEKIGEKQPLTAEEQKEWDRVVERFDLVCKAAHEKDVALLIDGEESWMQDAADAIVTDMMRKYNKEKAIVFNTLQLYRHDRLDYLKKLHQQANAEGFYIGMKLVRGAYMEKENKRAEEKGYPTPICESKEATDINYDTTVVYMMEHLDRMSIFAGTHNELSSYKLIELMEAKGVLKSDPRIWFGQLYGMSDNISYNLAEHGYNVAKYLPFGPVRDVMPYLIRRAEENTSVAGQTSRELNLLKTERDRRKIEK; from the coding sequence ATGGAAAAAATTTTCAACAACACTAAAGTGGCTTTCGCCCTAAAGACAGATACTGAATTAGACAGGGCTTATTTTTTATTTAAAATGATTGACAGCGAACCATTAGTTCGCATTGGAACAGCGGTTACTAATTTTGCTTTAAAGGCTCATTTGCCCGTTGAAGGATTAATCAGAGCCACAGTTTTTGACCATTTTTGCGGCGGAACCACAGAAGATGATTGCTTGACAGTTGTGGATAAAATGTTTACTAAAGGTGTTTCTTCGGTTTTGGATTATTCAGTAGAAGGCAAAGAAGAAGAAGAACAATTTGATGCCGCTTTGGAGATGACTTTAAAAACCATTGAATTTGCTAAAGAAAGAGCGGCCATTCCGTTTGCAGTTTTTAAGCCAACAGGTTTTGGGCGTTTTTATTTATATGAAAAAATAGGGGAAAAGCAACCTTTAACTGCTGAAGAACAAAAGGAATGGGATAGAGTTGTAGAACGTTTTGATCTGGTTTGCAAAGCAGCCCATGAAAAAGATGTGGCTTTGTTGATTGACGGTGAAGAAAGCTGGATGCAAGACGCCGCAGATGCAATTGTGACTGATATGATGCGCAAATACAACAAGGAGAAAGCGATTGTTTTTAATACATTACAATTGTACCGTCACGATCGATTGGATTATTTGAAAAAATTGCACCAGCAAGCCAATGCTGAAGGGTTTTATATCGGAATGAAATTGGTTCGCGGCGCTTACATGGAAAAAGAAAACAAACGAGCGGAAGAAAAGGGTTATCCAACGCCTATTTGTGAAAGTAAAGAGGCAACCGATATCAATTACGATACAACGGTAGTTTACATGATGGAACATCTAGACAGAATGTCCATATTTGCAGGAACGCACAATGAATTAAGTTCATACAAGTTGATCGAATTGATGGAGGCTAAAGGCGTTTTGAAAAGTGATCCCAGAATTTGGTTCGGTCAGTTATATGGAATGAGTGATAATATCAGCTATAATTTGGCCGAACACGGTTATAATGTAGCCAAATATTTGCCTTTCGGACCTGTTCGAGACGTGATGCCTTATTTAATTCGCAGAGCGGAAGAGAATACCTCAGTAGCCGGTCAAACCAGTAGGGAACTGAATTTGTTAAAGACTGAAAGAGATCGAAGAAAGATTGAAAAATAG
- a CDS encoding T9SS type B sorting domain-containing protein, translating to MKIITRIKNTLLVVLALFTFQGFSQNLLNNGDFETGSVVGFFCNGAGYVRIFPPFSGTTNTGNWALTTNPQPMNTASFVTSGDHTTGSGFMMIIDGNTTGGQQNFWEAGNGGGGVCSLTIGATYTFSYWIRSVYGAVAGSPTPANINTQILNATAVTLVSGNTVAPLTANGWQQVVYTFVPTSACVNIKLSNNNTNAVGNDFAIDDLSVTAAPLALTISYSASNPNCPNTATGSIVATGNDGVVPYTIYNLTGAITQTNTTGVFTGLPAGTYSVSVTDSSGATATQTNIVLTNPTGLITSANTSICSGATTTLSVSGSSSGYTWTASPADTSLTTPNIPNPVVSPTQTTTYTVNSTSTSSINLVTNGSFSSGNVGFLTDYTYYSPANTTFVQRAYGIVTNPNTWEVGFSAACVDHTTGTGLMMVVDGSIYNAGNDLVWGQNIVVNPGQNYTFSYWLQTVSAGSPAVLRTLINGVLIGTATASATVCGWTQYTYVWNSGASTLAQIELFDTNTNAGGNDFALDDIAFTTTNVCNLSSSVTITVNPSLAPTISCGTPTSSSVTFNWGAVTGATNYSILYSINSGPNVNAGTINLTSFTVNALSPGDSVSINVIPGGASGSACFTASTQTCVATAAVVCPTPTVSVTQQPTCTINTGTIVFTSPLNTGPLPIPSDLFISEVTDESTGALSYVEIFNGTGAPKNLANYKLKIYNNGNTFTSPNCDIPLSGILNNNSVYVVSLGSVTNQGSVVPNLVVASCAGFNIDDTVRLATSGDVEFDLWGTNGVPFTPLNQPGYTYRRLATAPHPTMTWNPTDWTALDPQDYTNIGSYSYASTNYQYSVNGVNYQSSPVFTGLAPGTYNVTIRDLVSGCISTPITLTVNPVQVPPSSPSILFCDAANTTPTQVGFDFNSIGQNSFDFTYTIDGGTPVSGTIPFSPSSYFVTGVTQGQAVTLTINWNGVCTPPMTLTCYPDCVTPVTPTFTQVAPICSGASLAALPTTSLNGVTGTWSPALNNTATTTYTFTPIDPGECGTTTTMTIVVNAPVLNITNPPAACAPATVNLTLPAVTAGSTGGGTLTYWTDASATTALANPTAVSVSGTYYIKSTVGSCTDIEPVTVTINPSPVLSITNPAAVCAPATVNLTLPAVTAGSTGGGTLSYWTNAAATTALANPTAVATSGTYYIKSTLGSCSDIEPVTVTINPSPVLSITNPPAACAPATVNLTLPAVTAGSTGGGTLTYWTNAAATTALANPTAVAVSGTYYIKSTVGSCTDIEPVTVTINPSPVLSITNPAAVCSPSTVNLTLPAVTAGSTGGGTLSYWTNAAATTALANPTAVATSGTYYIKSTLGSCSDIEPVTVTINPSPVLSITNPAAVCAPATVNLTLPAVTAGSTGGGILTYWTNAAATTALANPTAVATSGTYYIKITLGSCIDIEPVTVTINPSPVLSITNPAAVCAPATVNLTLPAVTAGSTGGGTLSYWTNSAATIALANPTAVATSGTYYIKSTLGSCSDIEPVTVTINPTVTPTFNISQSVVCSGATIAPLPTTSLNGISGSWSPALNNTATTTYTFTPVAGVAVPCPVSVTFQIQVVPQFDPVVSIVESCNSNSVTVTNPIGLNYQYSLDGGAFQSNPIFYNLSAGNHSIVAQQTLANCISNATSFTINTITNDVVVTIPQPLHYCDPSNDGFVTFNLSQIINSVTGGNLYSVTFHETLTDANIGGTAIPDIVNYDNINPWTQLIYIRVESNMSSCFEIVPLQLIVDPTPEATEPDDYALCDYTGQTGFESFDLTTTIPQVLGSIDPTTVTVTFHTTFANAQDDANAIGGVTNYINQTQWNQTVYVRVEFNTTGCYDIVELDLIVNPLPNATQPNYAQYTLCDYNGAVGFETFDLASQVASVLLGQTGMAVTFYPSLTDAQNDTNAINVSHADLQYPNQIIYVQTLGIRITNSITGCYSISTMDIRVVPLPSPIPPTEPFTICDENQDGFSGFDLTSLTTDILQGAPYILSFHETLTDAQQGNTPIDTSVLYYNINPFVQILYVRAVDPLTGCWSVIPIELNVNPSPIAPIDLDDIVVCDDDNNTQNAITSIDLTVNTASVLAQQPLAASNYTVEYYTSQTAAQDGIAPIINVTNYTAMNNQTIWVRVEDNTTGCFNIGSFDVIINIPLLLITPAPLSVCDNDTTPNNQYHSFDLTVKDAEITQNLAGYTVTYYPSLSEAQAGGATTITDFTAYTNIYPAVQTLGVVVTSAAGCQSITTLDIRVLPVPTPNTNPSPLAPLCDDNNPGDMVEVFDVTVNAAYIINGATNVTLTYYTNEADAHAAQFPIADPTQALVGDNVWIRVENNQVDYLGNNCYVLVEQPLTVNPLPEVIQPLAPYRMCDDNTDGIAQFDLNNPILATAILGANQSPADFTITYYLTAAGANPFTNTGETPLVSPYTNVTPDAQDIYIRVVNNATGCVNATGVLTLAVEEYATATGAQEFSSCDDYNDPYDGVFQLDLTQFNTDILNGQDPNVFLISYYHSQADAEAGINAIPLAEAQAYITQPDTDQIWVKVENSSNSIVPFCYALTTIDIEIERYPNPVIDTQNDVTTICVNFATGEVVRPLVLDSGITNASDYTFEWYEDGNLITDATGSTYTVNTSSPTGATRNYHVRVISNSDLLCETTSADFAVIQSGQAVIAAGTAGYTVTNAFTDSQIITVTVEGWGTYEYSLDDGPRQASNIFEGVSLGTHTIHVWDTEGGVAFSCEELTIYEVMVIDYPRYFTPNADGFHDTWNIVGLSNFAEQTTIYIFDRYGKLLKQLSASDQSEGWDGTYNGKLLPSDDYWFTVDFPEQGKMKQFKAHFTLKR from the coding sequence ATGAAGATTATTACTCGTATTAAAAATACATTATTAGTTGTCCTAGCTTTATTTACGTTTCAGGGATTTTCTCAAAATTTACTCAATAATGGAGATTTTGAGACAGGAAGTGTAGTAGGCTTTTTTTGTAACGGTGCCGGATATGTTAGAATATTCCCGCCATTTTCTGGTACCACAAACACCGGGAATTGGGCATTAACCACCAATCCGCAGCCGATGAATACGGCATCTTTTGTAACGTCCGGAGATCACACCACGGGGTCAGGCTTTATGATGATAATTGATGGTAATACAACCGGAGGACAACAAAATTTTTGGGAAGCCGGAAATGGAGGAGGAGGTGTATGTAGCTTAACCATTGGTGCCACTTATACTTTCAGTTATTGGATTAGATCAGTTTATGGTGCTGTAGCCGGTTCACCAACTCCAGCGAACATTAATACTCAAATCTTAAATGCAACTGCTGTAACTTTGGTTTCGGGAAATACCGTTGCACCTCTTACTGCCAACGGATGGCAACAAGTGGTTTATACCTTTGTTCCGACAAGCGCTTGTGTTAACATTAAGTTATCTAACAATAACACTAATGCAGTGGGTAATGATTTTGCCATTGATGATCTTTCGGTTACAGCAGCACCATTGGCTTTGACCATAAGTTACTCAGCTAGTAATCCTAATTGCCCGAATACAGCAACCGGATCAATAGTAGCCACCGGTAATGATGGTGTTGTTCCCTACACAATCTATAATTTGACCGGAGCGATAACTCAAACGAATACTACCGGAGTTTTCACCGGGCTTCCGGCAGGAACCTATTCGGTAAGCGTTACAGATAGTAGTGGTGCTACCGCAACACAAACAAATATTGTTCTTACTAATCCAACCGGTTTGATTACCAGTGCCAATACCTCTATCTGTTCAGGAGCCACAACTACCTTATCAGTTTCGGGAAGTTCATCCGGTTACACTTGGACAGCCAGTCCGGCCGATACAAGTTTGACCACACCAAATATTCCAAATCCTGTTGTGAGTCCAACTCAAACAACAACATATACCGTCAATTCAACCAGTACTTCTTCCATTAATTTAGTTACTAACGGAAGTTTCTCTTCGGGGAATGTTGGGTTCTTAACTGACTATACTTATTATTCTCCTGCCAATACAACGTTTGTTCAGCGGGCATATGGTATAGTGACTAATCCAAATACTTGGGAAGTAGGATTTTCAGCTGCTTGTGTTGATCATACAACAGGCACCGGTCTTATGATGGTAGTTGACGGATCAATATACAACGCAGGGAACGATTTAGTTTGGGGACAAAATATAGTTGTAAACCCGGGGCAGAATTATACATTTTCTTATTGGTTACAAACGGTGTCAGCTGGTAGCCCTGCCGTTTTGAGAACGTTAATCAATGGTGTTTTAATTGGAACTGCTACAGCTTCTGCTACAGTTTGTGGTTGGACACAATACACTTATGTATGGAATTCAGGGGCAAGTACTCTGGCTCAAATAGAGTTATTTGATACTAATACTAATGCCGGCGGAAATGATTTTGCTTTAGATGATATTGCCTTCACAACTACCAATGTTTGTAATTTATCGTCTAGTGTTACAATAACTGTTAATCCATCACTTGCACCAACTATTTCTTGTGGTACTCCGACTTCGAGTTCGGTTACTTTTAATTGGGGTGCGGTAACAGGAGCAACAAATTATTCAATATTATACTCCATTAATAGTGGTCCAAATGTTAATGCGGGTACTATAAATTTAACTTCTTTTACTGTAAACGCATTAAGTCCGGGTGACTCTGTTAGTATAAATGTTATTCCCGGAGGCGCTAGTGGTAGTGCTTGTTTTACAGCTTCCACTCAAACTTGTGTTGCCACAGCAGCGGTTGTCTGTCCGACACCTACAGTTTCTGTAACGCAACAACCAACTTGTACAATCAATACCGGAACGATAGTTTTTACAAGCCCATTAAATACAGGACCATTACCAATTCCTTCAGATTTATTTATTTCTGAAGTAACTGATGAGAGTACAGGTGCTCTATCATATGTAGAAATCTTTAATGGAACAGGAGCACCTAAGAATTTAGCCAATTATAAATTGAAGATCTATAATAACGGAAATACATTCACCTCTCCAAATTGTGATATACCACTCTCAGGAATATTGAATAATAATTCGGTCTATGTGGTCTCTTTAGGAAGTGTTACCAATCAGGGTAGTGTAGTGCCAAATCTTGTTGTTGCTTCGTGTGCCGGTTTTAATATTGATGATACCGTACGCTTGGCCACAAGCGGAGATGTTGAGTTTGATTTATGGGGAACAAATGGAGTTCCTTTTACACCCTTAAATCAACCGGGATATACCTATAGAAGACTTGCCACTGCACCACATCCGACAATGACTTGGAATCCTACAGATTGGACAGCTTTGGATCCACAAGATTATACCAACATTGGTTCTTATTCTTATGCGTCGACTAATTATCAGTATAGTGTTAATGGAGTGAATTACCAATCGAGTCCTGTTTTTACTGGTTTGGCACCGGGAACATATAATGTTACTATCAGAGATTTAGTATCAGGTTGTATTTCAACACCAATTACTTTAACAGTAAATCCGGTTCAGGTTCCACCATCTTCGCCTTCCATTTTATTTTGTGATGCGGCTAATACCACTCCCACTCAAGTAGGTTTTGATTTCAATAGTATCGGGCAAAATAGTTTTGATTTTACTTACACCATTGATGGAGGAACACCGGTAAGCGGGACAATTCCATTCTCTCCTTCCAGTTATTTTGTAACAGGTGTTACCCAAGGACAGGCTGTTACTTTAACAATAAATTGGAATGGGGTTTGTACACCTCCAATGACTCTTACTTGTTATCCGGATTGTGTAACACCGGTAACGCCAACATTTACCCAAGTTGCACCTATTTGTTCAGGAGCTTCCTTAGCTGCTTTGCCAACAACCTCGTTAAACGGCGTGACGGGTACTTGGTCTCCGGCTTTAAATAACACCGCCACTACAACTTACACTTTTACTCCAATAGATCCGGGTGAGTGTGGCACCACCACCACAATGACCATCGTAGTTAATGCTCCGGTTTTAAATATAACCAATCCTCCGGCAGCATGTGCTCCTGCTACAGTAAATTTAACTTTACCGGCAGTCACAGCCGGAAGTACGGGCGGAGGAACTTTAACTTATTGGACTGATGCTTCAGCTACCACAGCATTAGCAAATCCTACAGCAGTGTCAGTTAGCGGAACTTATTATATCAAAAGTACCGTCGGTTCGTGTACTGACATTGAGCCGGTAACAGTCACCATAAATCCATCACCGGTTTTAAGTATTACCAATCCAGCAGCGGTTTGTGCTCCTGCTACAGTAAATTTAACTTTGCCAGCAGTCACAGCCGGAAGTACAGGTGGAGGAACTTTAAGTTATTGGACCAATGCCGCAGCTACTACAGCATTGGCAAATCCAACAGCGGTAGCAACGAGTGGAACTTACTATATCAAAAGTACGCTCGGTTCGTGTTCTGACATAGAGCCGGTAACGGTCACCATAAATCCATCACCGGTTTTAAGTATTACCAATCCTCCGGCAGCATGTGCTCCTGCTACAGTAAATTTAACTTTACCGGCGGTCACTGCGGGAAGTACGGGCGGAGGAACTTTAACTTATTGGACCAATGCCGCAGCTACCACAGCATTAGCAAATCCAACAGCAGTAGCAGTTAGCGGAACTTATTATATCAAAAGTACCGTCGGTTCGTGTACTGACATTGAGCCGGTAACAGTCACCATAAATCCATCACCGGTTTTAAGTATTACCAATCCAGCAGCGGTTTGTTCCCCTTCCACGGTAAATTTGACTTTGCCAGCAGTCACAGCCGGAAGTACAGGTGGAGGAACTTTAAGTTATTGGACCAATGCCGCAGCTACTACAGCATTGGCAAATCCAACAGCGGTAGCAACCAGTGGAACTTATTATATCAAAAGTACGCTCGGTTCGTGTTCTGACATAGAGCCGGTAACGGTCACCATAAATCCATCACCGGTTTTAAGTATTACCAATCCAGCAGCGGTTTGCGCTCCTGCTACAGTAAATTTAACTTTACCGGCAGTCACAGCGGGAAGTACGGGCGGAGGAATATTAACTTATTGGACCAATGCCGCAGCTACCACAGCATTAGCAAATCCAACAGCGGTAGCAACCAGTGGAACTTATTATATCAAAATCACGCTCGGTTCGTGTATTGACATTGAGCCGGTAACGGTCACCATAAATCCATCACCGGTTTTAAGTATTACCAATCCAGCAGCGGTTTGTGCTCCTGCTACAGTAAATTTAACTTTGCCAGCAGTTACAGCCGGAAGTACAGGAGGAGGAACTTTAAGTTATTGGACCAATTCCGCAGCTACCATTGCATTGGCAAATCCTACAGCGGTAGCAACCAGTGGAACTTACTATATCAAAAGTACGCTTGGTTCCTGTTCTGACATTGAGCCGGTAACGGTAACTATAAACCCAACGGTAACACCAACATTCAATATATCTCAATCAGTTGTTTGTTCAGGGGCAACCATTGCACCTTTACCAACAACTTCCTTAAATGGAATTTCGGGATCTTGGTCGCCTGCTTTGAATAACACCGCAACTACAACTTATACTTTCACACCTGTGGCCGGTGTTGCTGTTCCTTGTCCGGTTTCAGTGACTTTTCAAATTCAAGTTGTTCCTCAGTTTGACCCTGTTGTTTCGATAGTTGAATCTTGTAATTCAAATTCGGTTACGGTAACCAATCCAATCGGACTTAATTACCAATATTCATTAGACGGAGGTGCCTTTCAATCAAATCCTATTTTTTATAATTTATCGGCAGGAAATCACTCCATAGTTGCCCAGCAGACTTTAGCTAATTGTATTTCTAATGCAACTAGCTTTACAATTAACACAATTACTAATGATGTAGTTGTTACTATTCCCCAACCTTTGCATTATTGTGACCCAAGTAATGATGGGTTTGTTACTTTTAATTTGTCACAAATTATCAATTCGGTAACCGGCGGTAATTTGTATTCGGTTACTTTTCATGAGACTTTAACCGATGCCAATATTGGTGGAACTGCTATTCCGGATATTGTTAATTATGATAACATTAATCCGTGGACGCAACTTATTTATATTAGAGTTGAATCAAATATGTCAAGTTGTTTTGAAATAGTCCCTCTTCAATTAATAGTTGACCCAACCCCTGAGGCGACTGAGCCGGATGATTATGCGCTTTGTGATTACACAGGCCAGACTGGTTTTGAGAGTTTTGATTTAACTACAACGATACCACAGGTTTTAGGGTCTATTGATCCTACTACGGTTACGGTTACTTTCCATACGACTTTTGCCAATGCGCAAGACGATGCTAATGCTATTGGCGGTGTGACGAATTACATCAACCAAACGCAGTGGAACCAAACAGTGTATGTTAGAGTAGAATTTAATACCACAGGTTGTTATGACATAGTGGAGTTAGACTTGATAGTGAATCCGCTACCGAATGCTACCCAGCCTAATTATGCTCAATACACTTTGTGTGATTACAATGGTGCCGTAGGATTTGAGACCTTTGATTTAGCCTCGCAAGTAGCTTCTGTTTTATTAGGTCAGACCGGAATGGCGGTAACTTTCTATCCGAGTTTGACAGATGCGCAGAATGATACTAATGCCATTAATGTTTCTCATGCTGATTTACAGTATCCGAACCAAATTATTTATGTACAGACTTTAGGAATTCGAATCACCAATAGCATAACGGGATGTTACAGCATCTCAACGATGGATATCAGAGTAGTTCCATTACCTTCACCAATTCCACCAACAGAGCCTTTCACGATTTGTGATGAGAACCAAGATGGCTTTTCCGGATTTGATTTAACGAGCTTAACAACGGACATTTTACAAGGCGCACCTTATATTTTGAGTTTCCATGAGACCTTAACCGATGCGCAACAAGGTAATACCCCAATTGATACGAGTGTTCTTTATTACAACATCAATCCTTTTGTACAAATATTGTACGTAAGAGCCGTTGACCCATTAACGGGATGTTGGAGCGTTATTCCGATAGAACTAAACGTTAATCCAAGCCCAATAGCACCGATTGATTTAGATGATATCGTGGTTTGTGATGATGATAACAACACCCAAAATGCCATTACCAGCATTGATTTGACAGTCAACACAGCTAGTGTCTTGGCGCAACAACCCTTGGCTGCAAGTAATTATACCGTTGAGTATTACACCTCTCAAACGGCTGCTCAAGACGGCATTGCTCCGATTATCAATGTGACCAATTATACGGCTATGAACAACCAAACGATTTGGGTTAGAGTCGAAGATAATACCACAGGTTGTTTCAATATAGGTTCATTTGATGTTATCATCAATATCCCATTGTTACTAATCACACCGGCACCACTAAGTGTTTGTGATAATGATACCACTCCGAATAATCAATACCACAGTTTTGATTTAACGGTAAAAGATGCCGAGATTACTCAAAACCTAGCAGGTTATACAGTGACTTATTACCCATCATTATCAGAAGCCCAAGCCGGAGGCGCAACCACCATAACTGATTTTACGGCTTATACCAATATATATCCGGCGGTTCAAACCTTAGGGGTTGTGGTAACCAGCGCAGCGGGATGTCAAAGTATTACGACTTTAGATATTAGAGTATTGCCGGTACCAACACCAAACACTAATCCAAGCCCGTTAGCACCACTATGTGATGACAACAATCCGGGAGACATGGTTGAAGTTTTTGATGTAACGGTCAATGCGGCTTATATCATTAACGGCGCCACGAATGTTACCTTGACTTACTATACCAATGAGGCCGATGCCCATGCTGCTCAGTTCCCGATAGCCGACCCGACACAGGCTTTGGTAGGAGATAATGTATGGATTAGAGTAGAGAACAACCAAGTGGATTATTTGGGTAATAACTGTTATGTACTGGTGGAACAACCCTTAACGGTTAATCCGCTACCGGAAGTTATCCAACCTTTGGCGCCATACAGAATGTGTGATGACAATACCGATGGTATTGCCCAGTTTGATTTGAACAATCCAATCTTGGCCACTGCTATCTTGGGCGCAAACCAAAGCCCTGCTGATTTTACCATTACGTATTACTTAACGGCAGCAGGAGCCAATCCGTTTACCAATACAGGCGAGACACCACTGGTATCTCCGTATACTAATGTTACCCCTGATGCACAGGATATTTACATCAGAGTAGTGAACAATGCTACAGGTTGTGTTAATGCAACGGGAGTACTGACTTTGGCAGTAGAGGAATATGCTACGGCAACAGGAGCGCAAGAGTTTTCAAGTTGTGATGATTACAATGACCCGTATGATGGGGTATTCCAATTGGATTTAACGCAGTTCAACACGGACATTTTAAACGGACAAGACCCTAATGTTTTCTTGATTAGTTACTACCACAGTCAGGCAGATGCAGAGGCAGGGATTAATGCTATTCCACTAGCGGAAGCACAAGCTTACATTACCCAACCCGATACAGATCAGATTTGGGTTAAGGTAGAGAACAGCAGCAACAGCATTGTACCATTCTGTTATGCGCTGACGACTATTGATATAGAGATAGAGCGTTATCCTAATCCGGTTATTGATACCCAGAATGATGTCACAACGATATGTGTTAACTTTGCAACAGGAGAAGTAGTTAGACCATTAGTTTTAGATAGTGGCATCACCAATGCTTCGGATTATACCTTTGAGTGGTATGAAGACGGCAACTTAATAACAGATGCAACGGGTTCAACGTATACGGTGAACACTTCATCACCAACGGGTGCAACCAGAAACTACCATGTAAGAGTGATAAGCAATAGTGATTTGTTGTGTGAGACTACCTCGGCAGATTTTGCGGTGATACAATCAGGTCAGGCGGTTATAGCAGCAGGCACAGCAGGTTATACAGTAACCAATGCCTTTACGGATAGTCAAATTATTACGGTGACTGTAGAAGGATGGGGAACGTATGAATACAGTTTGGATGACGGACCAAGACAAGCGAGTAACATTTTTGAAGGAGTGTCACTGGGAACACACACAATTCATGTTTGGGATACCGAAGGCGGCGTAGCGTTTAGTTGTGAAGAATTAACAATATATGAAGTGATGGTGATAGATTATCCTCGTTACTTTACACCAAACGCGGATGGATTCCATGATACATGGAATATTGTTGGGTTGTCTAATTTTGCGGAACAAACCACGATATACATCTTTGACCGTTACGGTAAGTTGTTGAAACAATTGAGTGCGAGTGACCAAAGCGAAGGATGGGACGGAACTTACAATGGAAAGTTATTGCCTTCGGATGATTATTGGTTCACGGTAGATTTCCCTGAACAAGGCAAGATGAAGCAGTTTAAAGCGCATTTCACATTGAAACGATAG
- a CDS encoding pyridoxal phosphate-dependent aminotransferase, which translates to MPKISLKGQQMPESPIRKLVPYSEIAKKKGHKVYHLNIGQPDIKTPEVALNAVKNADISVLEYSHSAGFESYRTKLSAYYKSHGLPIEVADIIITTGGSEALLFAMGSTMDSGDEIIIPEPFYANYNGFSTASGVKVVPVISTIDEGFALPPIAAFEKLITPKTKAILICNPGNPTGYLYSKEEIMQLAEIVKKHDLFLIADEVYREFIYDENEKHFSVMNVPGLEEHAIMIDSVSKRYSMCGARIGCIVSKNKEVMATAMKFAQARLSPPTYAQIASEAALETPQSYFNDVISEYKDRRDTLIAELQKIDGVKVATPKGAFYCIAQLPVKNADDFAQWLLESYDNNGETVMVAPAAGFYSTPGVGLNEVRIAYVLKKEDLVRSVAILKEALKVYNS; encoded by the coding sequence ATGCCTAAGATATCTTTAAAAGGTCAGCAAATGCCTGAATCGCCCATCAGAAAGTTGGTGCCGTATTCCGAAATTGCTAAGAAAAAAGGACATAAAGTATACCATTTAAATATTGGTCAACCCGACATCAAAACTCCGGAGGTAGCACTCAATGCCGTAAAAAATGCCGACATCAGCGTACTGGAATACAGCCACTCTGCCGGATTTGAAAGCTACAGAACCAAGTTATCCGCTTACTACAAATCACACGGCTTGCCCATTGAAGTAGCCGATATCATTATCACCACCGGTGGTTCAGAAGCTTTGCTTTTTGCTATGGGAAGTACTATGGATTCGGGTGATGAAATTATTATTCCCGAACCGTTTTATGCTAACTACAATGGGTTTTCAACTGCATCAGGTGTAAAAGTGGTTCCTGTAATCTCAACCATCGATGAAGGTTTTGCCTTACCGCCGATTGCCGCTTTTGAAAAACTGATTACGCCAAAAACCAAAGCCATTTTGATTTGTAATCCTGGTAATCCAACTGGTTATTTATATTCTAAAGAAGAAATCATGCAATTGGCGGAAATCGTTAAAAAACATGATTTGTTCCTAATTGCCGATGAAGTTTACAGAGAGTTTATTTATGATGAAAACGAAAAACACTTCTCTGTAATGAACGTTCCGGGCTTGGAAGAACACGCCATCATGATTGATTCGGTTTCTAAAAGATACAGTATGTGTGGCGCTCGCATCGGTTGTATCGTGTCCAAAAACAAAGAAGTGATGGCCACAGCTATGAAGTTTGCCCAAGCGCGTTTGAGTCCACCAACTTATGCCCAAATCGCCAGCGAAGCCGCTTTAGAAACCCCGCAAAGCTATTTCAATGATGTGATTTCTGAGTACAAAGACCGTAGAGATACATTAATCGCAGAACTCCAAAAAATTGATGGCGTAAAGGTGGCTACCCCAAAAGGTGCTTTCTATTGCATCGCCCAATTGCCGGTAAAAAATGCCGACGATTTTGCCCAATGGTTGTTAGAATCCTATGACAACAACGGCGAAACAGTCATGGTCGCTCCGGCCGCAGGTTTCTACTCAACTCCGGGTGTTGGTTTAAATGAAGTGCGCATTGCTTACGTACTCAAAAAAGAAGATTTAGTCCGCTCTGTAGCCATCCTAAAAGAGGCTTTAAAAGTGTATAACTCATAA